The Trichocoleus desertorum ATA4-8-CV12 genome contains a region encoding:
- a CDS encoding GNAT family N-acetyltransferase: MQLPLYKILRNGMSTELDRMQLADRESVRELLNIVITEGQTYPQIQPLSESEFVAYWASHDAFVVRAMNDLEGQKSPKILGAFYLKPNFPGRCSHLCNAGFIVQPSLRGQGIGRWMEETMLAIAPTLGYKAVMFNLVFATNTPSISLWQSLGFSTIGRIPQAVQLAEGCQVDALILYRSLS, from the coding sequence ATCCAGTTGCCGCTTTACAAAATACTTCGAAATGGAATGTCAACCGAGTTAGATCGGATGCAGCTTGCCGATCGAGAGTCGGTTCGGGAACTGCTGAATATTGTCATTACTGAAGGCCAAACCTATCCCCAAATACAACCTCTGAGCGAAAGCGAATTTGTAGCTTATTGGGCGAGTCATGATGCTTTTGTCGTGCGGGCAATGAACGATCTAGAGGGCCAAAAATCACCAAAAATCTTAGGAGCGTTTTATCTCAAACCAAACTTTCCGGGACGATGCAGCCATCTCTGCAATGCTGGGTTTATTGTGCAACCAAGCTTAAGAGGCCAGGGAATAGGGCGGTGGATGGAAGAGACGATGTTAGCGATCGCCCCCACTTTGGGATATAAGGCCGTAATGTTCAACTTGGTGTTTGCCACCAATACCCCTTCCATCAGCCTATGGCAATCTTTAGGATTCAGCACCATTGGCCGCATTCCCCAAGCCGTACAGTTGGCTGAAGGCTGTCAAGTTGATGCCCTCATTCTATATCGGTCTTTAAGCTGA